The Acidianus manzaensis genome has a window encoding:
- a CDS encoding putative metallopeptidase: MIELEKASDVMELAREINSRINMNLNLDKIAFLRSKNAKTTAIARTLVLPAQWRYVLGEEKIYIVEVISEKYDKLTCEQKVYVVTHELMHIPYTMKGLRNHNYKGFKQIRRISNEVSKFIC; encoded by the coding sequence ATGATTGAATTAGAGAAGGCTAGTGACGTAATGGAACTGGCAAGGGAAATAAATTCTCGAATTAATATGAATTTAAATTTAGATAAAATAGCGTTTTTGCGAAGTAAAAATGCAAAAACTACTGCTATAGCAAGGACATTAGTTTTGCCAGCTCAATGGAGATATGTTCTTGGAGAAGAAAAAATATACATTGTAGAAGTTATTTCAGAAAAATATGATAAGTTAACGTGTGAACAAAAAGTCTATGTAGTTACCCACGAATTAATGCATATACCTTATACTATGAAAGGTCTGAGAAATCATAATTATAAAGGATTTAAGCAGATAAGAAGAATAAGTAATGAAGTATCAAAATTCATATGCTGA
- a CDS encoding MFS transporter — translation MKEYIHATISSSLAWAGNIYDLLLMTYVFIELEKVFSLNYFEVSILFSLGLLGRVVGGIIFGKYADLIGRKPVLIIGTGGYAIFQGLMAFSPMIILLFVFRLIEGIFMGAEWTAGTVIAYEKAPRSMKGFVTGIVQSGYGIGYALTGVTYLMFISSIETSWRIFLITGSLPLLLLPYIQLKIKNDNIDNMSKIKIRYKDYLGILIKSTLAMSGMFIAYFALFGNYPSIASDFNVPGYLLGIVLTIANILLAFSFILFGRLADIINRKKLIIVGTIGLIIGLPLAVPFIPSMIILPILISGVIIFAFFTGFWPIMPLLLADAVPTEVRGFLSGLSYNLGGFFGGITNIIIGLLTSMYGMSSLPKWVDMFGLAAVVLVLVSIITWPSSGSKARILIES, via the coding sequence ATGAAAGAGTATATTCATGCTACTATTTCTTCTTCGTTAGCGTGGGCTGGAAATATATATGATCTGCTATTAATGACGTATGTATTTATAGAATTGGAAAAAGTTTTCTCATTGAATTATTTTGAAGTATCTATTCTCTTTTCCTTAGGACTGTTAGGTCGTGTAGTAGGTGGAATAATTTTTGGAAAATATGCTGATCTTATAGGTAGAAAACCTGTACTTATTATTGGTACTGGAGGATATGCTATATTTCAAGGATTAATGGCTTTTTCTCCTATGATTATTTTGCTTTTTGTTTTCAGATTAATTGAAGGAATTTTTATGGGTGCCGAGTGGACTGCAGGGACAGTAATAGCATATGAAAAAGCACCTAGATCGATGAAAGGTTTTGTTACTGGTATAGTTCAATCTGGCTATGGAATAGGTTATGCATTAACTGGTGTAACTTATCTAATGTTTATATCTTCTATTGAAACGTCTTGGAGAATATTTTTAATTACTGGTAGTCTTCCATTACTTTTACTCCCATATATACAATTAAAAATTAAGAACGATAATATTGATAATATGTCTAAAATAAAAATAAGATATAAGGATTACTTGGGCATATTAATTAAATCTACCTTAGCAATGTCTGGAATGTTTATAGCATATTTTGCTCTTTTTGGTAATTATCCTTCTATTGCATCAGATTTTAACGTACCCGGTTATCTTCTTGGAATTGTATTAACTATTGCTAATATCTTGCTTGCTTTCTCGTTTATATTATTTGGTAGATTAGCAGATATTATAAATAGAAAGAAGCTGATAATAGTAGGTACTATAGGATTAATTATTGGATTGCCACTTGCTGTTCCATTTATACCTAGTATGATTATATTACCTATATTAATTAGTGGAGTTATAATTTTTGCATTTTTCACTGGTTTTTGGCCCATTATGCCATTGCTTTTAGCTGATGCAGTACCTACAGAAGTTAGAGGCTTCTTATCAGGATTATCTTATAATTTAGGTGGATTCTTTGGAGGAATTACTAATATAATTATAGGTTTACTTACTTCCATGTATGGAATGTCTAGTTTGCCGAAATGGGTAGATATGTTCGGTTTAGCTGCTGTAGTATTAGTATTAGTTAGTATAATAACTTGGCCATCAAGTGGGTCTAAGGCAAGAATATTAATAGAAAGTTAA
- a CDS encoding DsrE family protein, whose translation MKTGIIVGTNELSRLTYAAMTAVIVSSMGDEVKVFLTMDAVKAFTKNPEVKEEDISSKTMREKNEEDYVSLFKKAKKSGTRIYACSYATKLFNYKGITSFNMEIEGGQIVSVW comes from the coding sequence ATGAAAACTGGTATAATAGTGGGGACAAATGAGCTAAGTAGATTAACTTATGCTGCCATGACAGCAGTAATAGTATCATCTATGGGAGATGAAGTTAAAGTTTTTCTAACAATGGACGCTGTAAAGGCATTTACAAAAAATCCAGAGGTTAAAGAAGAAGATATATCATCTAAAACTATGAGAGAAAAAAACGAGGAAGATTATGTTAGTCTCTTTAAAAAAGCTAAAAAATCAGGAACAAGAATATACGCATGTTCTTATGCTACTAAATTATTTAATTATAAAGGAATAACGTCATTCAATATGGAAATAGAAGGTGGACAAATAGTTAGTGTGTGGTAA
- a CDS encoding SelD-related putative sulfur metabolism protein has translation MKMTDVFERFKENLEKYKKLGLNPLSMATGCAVKVDLIDTVYPALEKIKGELQKYNINVLPREDADIFQSREKVEIKRMIGGGEFDADRAISLIQVNQETAGSPEKFANFILKAYTSIKTSRKLTIGKGHSIVTNIPSAEVAVLDLFKLDGKTLPSYTLANNDTIQIVDPLEDPASETQVDVAISNSLNDLFTKGVSKNLRMIPLADAPIESLKSELMKNFESFSKRYNIEIISDIQPETKSLMMGATVIGESDHELPTFYDKVDEGMEILVTRPVGELTPVNVYMWSLAVPELLELLESRGLSLAKVEEAKKKAIEYMKKPNIKTAEIIYNHLPEFGKSFDKNAHIAMTTDVTGPGIFVVKEFAEKANVDVELYDVPVIDKEISEFATESFIIPNSTAGTNGGIVIFASKNVIDNIAQELSKSGLEPSVIGKVIGKGNGTVYCTKELTKLIHRKNILQFFKVKDN, from the coding sequence CTGAAAATGACTGACGTATTCGAGAGATTTAAAGAAAACCTTGAGAAGTACAAAAAATTAGGTTTGAATCCACTTTCTATGGCTACTGGATGTGCAGTAAAAGTAGATCTAATAGACACAGTATATCCCGCATTAGAAAAAATTAAGGGAGAGTTACAAAAATATAACATAAACGTACTACCTAGAGAAGATGCAGATATCTTTCAGAGCAGAGAAAAAGTAGAAATAAAGAGAATGATAGGTGGAGGAGAATTTGATGCTGATAGAGCTATAAGCTTAATTCAAGTAAATCAAGAAACTGCAGGTAGTCCAGAAAAATTCGCTAATTTTATCCTAAAAGCTTATACGTCAATTAAAACATCTAGAAAATTAACCATAGGTAAAGGACATTCTATAGTAACTAATATTCCTTCAGCAGAAGTTGCAGTTTTAGATCTATTCAAATTAGATGGAAAAACATTACCATCTTATACCTTAGCAAATAATGATACAATTCAAATAGTAGATCCTTTAGAAGATCCAGCGTCAGAAACGCAAGTAGATGTAGCAATATCTAATTCTTTGAATGATTTATTTACTAAAGGTGTGTCAAAGAATTTAAGAATGATACCATTAGCTGATGCTCCTATTGAGTCCTTAAAATCTGAACTAATGAAAAACTTTGAATCTTTCTCAAAAAGATATAATATAGAAATAATTTCTGATATCCAACCAGAAACAAAAAGCTTAATGATGGGAGCAACTGTAATAGGTGAATCAGATCACGAGTTGCCTACTTTTTATGATAAAGTAGATGAAGGAATGGAAATTTTAGTTACCAGACCAGTTGGAGAATTAACCCCAGTAAATGTATATATGTGGAGTTTAGCAGTTCCAGAATTGCTAGAATTATTAGAAAGTAGAGGACTATCGTTAGCTAAAGTAGAGGAAGCAAAGAAGAAGGCTATAGAGTACATGAAAAAACCAAATATAAAAACAGCAGAAATAATTTACAATCATTTACCTGAATTTGGAAAATCTTTCGATAAGAATGCACATATAGCAATGACTACTGATGTTACTGGTCCAGGAATATTTGTAGTTAAGGAATTTGCTGAAAAAGCTAATGTAGATGTAGAACTTTATGACGTACCCGTAATTGATAAGGAAATATCAGAATTTGCAACAGAGAGTTTTATAATACCAAACTCTACTGCAGGAACTAATGGAGGTATAGTAATTTTCGCCTCTAAAAATGTAATAGATAACATAGCTCAAGAATTAAGCAAATCTGGACTAGAACCTTCAGTTATAGGCAAAGTAATAGGAAAAGGTAATGGAACAGTCTATTGTACTAAAGAACTAACTAAGTTAATTCATAGAAAGAATATACTTCAATTCTTTAAAGTAAAAGATAATTGA
- the acs gene encoding acetate--CoA ligase has product MSENLPFNERYIQPPYKILYRESLENAENFWKGMAKELDWFSPFDKVLDESNAPFYRWFPNGKINIVYNALDRHLKSRKNKVALYWENEKGESRHLTYGELYNEVNRFAKILQDLGIKKGDRVLIYLPLMPELPISMLALARIGAIHSIVFSGFSTQAVIDRINDAKAKLVITTSHTMRRGKRVELKRIIDEAVAQTPSVEKVLVIKRDEEIELNEERDVLYQDLAKKTGYKKVEIEETLSTDPLFILYTSGTTGKPKGILHLHGGYSLWTYLTTKWVFDLKDNDIFFNTADIGWITGHSYIVYGPLQNGASVLMYEGVPDYPNPDRWWELVEKYGVSVFYTSPTAIRSLMKYGADWVKNHDLSTLRILGSVGEPINPEAWRWYFKNIGNSQLPIVDTWWQTETGGIMISATPGLGNYMLKPSANGLPLPGIDADVFTEDGNAAGTREKGYIVIKRPWPGMLAGVWGDPDRYVKTYFSKFKGIYYPGDYAVKDEDGFFYILGRADEVLKIAGHRIGTREIEDILISHPAVAESAVIGVPDPVRGEVAVAAVVLKQGYQPSDELKKSILEYVRNNLGALVVFGGLYFVTKLPKTRSGKIMRRLVRSVIAGQTLGDVSTLEDETSIEELKKVIEEFSKEIKEQKQ; this is encoded by the coding sequence ATGTCAGAGAATTTACCTTTTAATGAGAGGTATATTCAGCCTCCTTACAAGATCCTATACAGAGAGTCTTTGGAGAATGCAGAAAATTTTTGGAAAGGAATGGCTAAAGAACTAGATTGGTTTTCCCCATTTGATAAGGTTTTAGATGAGTCTAATGCACCATTTTATAGATGGTTTCCTAACGGTAAAATAAATATTGTATATAATGCTTTAGATAGGCATTTAAAATCAAGGAAAAACAAAGTAGCATTATATTGGGAAAACGAAAAAGGAGAAAGTAGACATTTAACCTATGGAGAATTATATAATGAAGTTAATAGATTTGCAAAAATTTTACAAGATTTAGGAATAAAGAAAGGAGATAGAGTATTAATTTACCTACCATTAATGCCAGAACTTCCAATCTCAATGTTAGCACTAGCAAGAATAGGAGCAATACATAGCATAGTATTTTCAGGATTTTCTACACAAGCAGTAATAGATAGAATAAACGATGCAAAAGCAAAATTAGTTATAACTACTTCTCACACAATGAGAAGAGGAAAAAGAGTAGAATTAAAAAGAATAATAGATGAAGCAGTAGCACAAACTCCTTCAGTAGAAAAAGTTTTAGTAATAAAAAGAGATGAGGAAATAGAATTAAATGAAGAAAGAGACGTATTATACCAAGATTTAGCTAAGAAAACAGGATATAAAAAAGTGGAAATTGAAGAAACTTTATCTACAGACCCATTATTTATACTTTATACTTCTGGAACAACAGGAAAACCGAAAGGAATTCTACATTTACATGGCGGATATTCATTATGGACTTATTTAACTACAAAATGGGTATTTGACTTAAAGGATAACGACATATTCTTTAACACAGCAGATATAGGTTGGATAACAGGACATTCTTACATAGTTTATGGTCCATTACAAAACGGAGCATCAGTTTTAATGTATGAAGGAGTACCTGATTATCCTAATCCAGACAGATGGTGGGAATTAGTAGAAAAATATGGAGTTTCAGTATTTTACACTTCACCAACAGCTATAAGATCATTAATGAAATATGGAGCGGATTGGGTTAAGAATCATGATTTATCTACATTAAGAATATTAGGTAGCGTAGGAGAACCAATAAATCCAGAAGCTTGGAGATGGTACTTCAAGAACATTGGAAACTCTCAACTTCCTATAGTAGACACATGGTGGCAAACCGAAACTGGAGGAATAATGATTTCAGCTACACCAGGATTAGGAAATTACATGCTCAAACCAAGCGCAAATGGACTACCATTGCCTGGAATAGACGCAGACGTATTTACAGAAGACGGAAATGCTGCTGGAACAAGAGAAAAAGGATACATAGTAATAAAGAGACCATGGCCAGGAATGTTAGCAGGAGTATGGGGAGATCCAGACAGATACGTAAAAACATACTTCTCCAAATTTAAAGGAATATATTATCCCGGAGATTATGCTGTAAAAGATGAAGACGGATTCTTCTACATTTTAGGTAGAGCAGACGAAGTGCTAAAGATAGCAGGACATAGAATAGGCACAAGAGAAATTGAAGATATATTAATTTCTCATCCTGCAGTAGCTGAATCAGCAGTAATCGGAGTTCCCGATCCAGTAAGAGGAGAAGTAGCTGTAGCTGCTGTAGTATTAAAGCAGGGATATCAACCATCTGACGAACTCAAAAAATCAATATTAGAATATGTTAGAAATAACTTAGGAGCATTAGTTGTGTTTGGTGGATTATACTTCGTAACCAAACTACCAAAGACTAGATCAGGTAAGATAATGAGAAGACTAGTAAGAAGCGTAATAGCTGGACAAACCTTAGGAGACGTATCTACTCTAGAAGATGAAACATCCATAGAAGAATTAAAGAAAGTTATAGAAGAATTTAGCAAAGAAATAAAAGAACAAAAGCAATAG
- a CDS encoding sulfurtransferase TusA family protein: protein MSSLKIYKELDLTSSSCAGPIGELSGVVDELDQGEAVKVILGDEPTKNDILAWCKKKGLKIVEEKQEGSKYILLITK, encoded by the coding sequence ATGAGTTCTCTTAAAATATATAAAGAATTAGATCTTACTAGCTCTTCATGTGCAGGGCCTATAGGAGAACTATCTGGGGTAGTAGATGAACTAGATCAAGGAGAAGCAGTAAAAGTCATTCTAGGAGATGAACCTACAAAGAACGATATCTTAGCGTGGTGTAAAAAGAAAGGTCTAAAGATAGTTGAAGAAAAACAAGAAGGATCAAAATACATCTTACTTATAACAAAATGA
- a CDS encoding DUF1641 domain-containing protein: MSSAKLEKLVSKIDDQKINELEQLIELTPALNEVLKKVNELKESGTLDALINSAYLAKTLRDMLNDDAIENVGDIISSILEFGKAISDETIFNNLMLTLENSDALADFLEKLKVMKSDGTLDTLLTMAYSAKTLKDMLNDDAIQTLGTIVSSSLDLLKSISNHNEDVKMIIDKSNTISDILLRLDNIKQDGTLDVLFNSLYTLRTLKDMLNDDAIQNLGRYLSNMLEIMKEMDDRTILNIKSSMKKLGTVDNMLTKLEELDKNGALDAVVNVAYIVKTLKDMLNDEAITHLSSYLSQFLESYPKAMEFLNITLSEVPSKLVRALNSDNVKKTLENPPQLSLGGLIKIMGDPEVQRGMGVIFTIIKAIGAEFK; this comes from the coding sequence ATGAGCTCAGCAAAATTAGAAAAATTAGTCTCAAAAATAGATGATCAAAAAATAAATGAATTAGAACAACTTATAGAATTAACTCCAGCCTTAAATGAAGTTCTAAAAAAAGTAAACGAGCTAAAGGAATCTGGAACGTTAGATGCATTAATTAATTCAGCGTACTTAGCTAAAACTTTAAGAGACATGTTAAATGATGACGCAATAGAAAACGTTGGAGATATAATCTCTTCTATTCTAGAATTTGGAAAAGCAATATCTGATGAGACTATTTTCAATAATTTAATGCTTACACTAGAAAATTCTGATGCATTAGCAGATTTTCTTGAAAAACTTAAAGTAATGAAGTCTGACGGAACATTAGATACTCTACTAACAATGGCTTACTCAGCAAAGACATTAAAAGATATGTTAAATGATGACGCAATACAGACTTTAGGTACTATTGTGTCTTCTTCATTAGACTTGCTTAAATCGATTTCTAATCATAATGAAGATGTAAAAATGATTATTGATAAATCTAATACTATCTCTGATATTCTACTTAGATTAGATAATATAAAACAAGACGGAACATTAGATGTGCTATTTAATTCTCTTTATACTTTAAGGACTTTAAAAGACATGCTAAACGATGATGCAATACAAAATTTAGGCAGATATCTTTCAAATATGCTAGAAATAATGAAGGAAATGGATGATAGGACTATACTTAATATAAAGTCTAGTATGAAAAAACTTGGAACAGTAGATAACATGCTTACTAAATTAGAAGAATTAGATAAAAATGGAGCTTTAGATGCAGTAGTAAACGTAGCATATATCGTTAAGACTTTAAAAGACATGCTAAACGATGAAGCTATAACTCATTTATCTTCATATCTATCTCAATTCTTAGAAAGTTATCCTAAAGCAATGGAATTCCTAAACATAACGCTTAGTGAAGTTCCATCAAAATTAGTTAGAGCATTAAATTCTGATAATGTTAAGAAAACCTTAGAAAATCCACCTCAATTAAGTTTAGGCGGTTTAATAAAAATAATGGGTGATCCTGAAGTACAACGTGGTATGGGAGTTATATTTACTATAATAAAGGCAATAGGTGCAGAATTTAAATAA
- the sul7d gene encoding Sul7d family chromatin protein yields the protein MTTIKFKYKGEEKEVDLSKVKKVWKVGKMVSFTYDDNGKTGRGAVSEKDAPKELLDKLEKK from the coding sequence ATGACAACAATAAAATTCAAATACAAAGGAGAAGAAAAAGAAGTAGATCTATCAAAAGTAAAGAAAGTATGGAAAGTAGGAAAAATGGTATCATTCACATACGACGATAACGGAAAAACAGGAAGAGGAGCAGTAAGCGAAAAAGACGCACCAAAAGAACTATTAGACAAACTAGAAAAGAAATAA
- a CDS encoding ATP-binding protein, with product MDLGFEVNSEDFVRKCIAILGIRGSGKSNTAKILSEELNKEGYPLIIIDPDGEYRLSNEIRIDKFNVDEEIIVKKVLEEGRSAIIDMNDWTDESFKFLFKFLDTFWNMSKIYRKNVFLLVEEAHEFIPQGEKTKISEEITRIALRGRKRGIGMIMVSQRSAKVNKDVLTQSEIYFLHKVVHPIDLKVYREILPWKSKEVEIVKTLDVGEALFYFNGKVEKVKVRKFEDEVQQFSIKNEVSI from the coding sequence ATGGACTTAGGTTTTGAGGTGAATTCTGAAGATTTTGTAAGAAAGTGCATTGCTATTCTAGGAATTCGTGGCTCTGGAAAATCAAATACTGCTAAAATATTATCTGAAGAATTAAATAAAGAGGGGTATCCTTTGATAATAATAGATCCTGATGGAGAATATAGACTTTCAAATGAGATAAGAATTGATAAGTTTAACGTTGATGAAGAGATTATTGTTAAAAAAGTCTTAGAAGAAGGAAGATCTGCAATAATAGATATGAATGATTGGACAGACGAATCTTTCAAATTTCTTTTTAAATTTTTAGATACTTTCTGGAACATGTCCAAAATTTATAGAAAAAACGTATTCCTTTTAGTTGAAGAAGCCCATGAATTTATACCTCAAGGAGAAAAAACCAAGATCAGTGAAGAGATAACGAGAATAGCCCTAAGAGGCAGGAAAAGAGGAATAGGAATGATAATGGTCAGTCAAAGATCAGCTAAAGTAAATAAAGATGTATTGACGCAAAGCGAAATATACTTTTTACATAAAGTGGTTCATCCTATTGATCTAAAAGTTTACAGAGAGATTTTACCATGGAAAAGTAAGGAAGTAGAAATAGTAAAAACTTTAGATGTAGGAGAAGCATTATTTTACTTTAATGGAAAAGTAGAGAAGGTAAAAGTACGAAAATTCGAAGATGAGGTTCAGCAATTTTCAATTAAAAACGAAGTCAGCATATGA
- a CDS encoding glycosyltransferase family 4 protein — protein MNILFINHRDLYHPQAGGAEEVIYQIGRRLDNVTWLSEKVKGRKDEEVIDNIRIVRRGNKFTLHLFAPIEAKKYDIVIDSVAHAVPFFSYLVNKKAIALVHHVHQDVLKFELNPAMANIIKLAERKIKNYKYMISVSNTTKNDLIKKLGVDESKITVIYNGVDHDKFMPGIKSNKPTVLWLGRLMKYKNPFDIIEIKRRVKNKVNFIVAGGGELQEEFSEIARKEGIQYLGKISEIEKIKAYQRAWVIVSTSFIEGWGMTIVEANSCGTPAIAYNTGSMPEIIRNGYNGFTVGYKDFDAMASKIDYITSNEDIMKEYSINSLNESKKYDWNNTAKEYERYINKINHED, from the coding sequence ATGAATATACTGTTCATAAATCACAGAGACTTATATCATCCACAAGCAGGTGGAGCAGAAGAAGTAATTTATCAAATAGGAAGGAGATTAGATAATGTTACGTGGTTATCAGAAAAGGTGAAAGGAAGAAAAGATGAAGAAGTAATTGATAATATAAGAATAGTAAGAAGAGGAAATAAGTTTACATTGCATTTATTCGCACCTATTGAAGCAAAAAAATATGATATTGTTATAGATAGTGTAGCTCATGCTGTTCCTTTCTTTTCTTATTTAGTTAATAAAAAAGCAATAGCTTTAGTCCATCATGTTCATCAAGATGTTTTGAAATTTGAGCTTAATCCTGCCATGGCAAATATAATAAAGTTAGCAGAAAGGAAAATAAAGAACTATAAATACATGATATCGGTTTCTAATACTACAAAAAATGATTTAATTAAAAAGCTAGGGGTAGACGAATCTAAGATTACCGTAATATATAATGGTGTTGATCATGATAAATTTATGCCTGGTATAAAGAGTAATAAACCAACAGTACTATGGTTAGGAAGATTAATGAAATATAAGAACCCGTTCGATATAATTGAAATAAAGCGAAGAGTAAAGAATAAAGTTAATTTTATTGTAGCAGGAGGAGGAGAATTACAAGAAGAATTTTCAGAAATAGCTAGAAAGGAAGGAATCCAGTACCTAGGAAAAATTAGTGAAATCGAAAAAATTAAGGCATACCAAAGAGCTTGGGTTATAGTTTCCACATCTTTTATAGAAGGATGGGGTATGACTATTGTTGAAGCTAATTCTTGTGGTACACCAGCAATAGCTTATAATACAGGATCAATGCCAGAAATAATAAGGAATGGCTACAACGGGTTTACAGTAGGGTATAAAGATTTTGATGCTATGGCGAGTAAGATTGATTATATAACTAGTAATGAAGATATAATGAAGGAATACTCAATAAATAGTTTGAATGAATCAAAAAAATATGATTGGAATAATACAGCTAAAGAATATGAAAGATATATAAATAAGATAAATCATGAAGACTAA
- a CDS encoding maleate cis-trans isomerase, which produces MISLIVSEENPTLPKDIFTVFNDVKIFNMKYYPGHGIRKDEQDRMYRELAQIKREVEKADVILYARSYGVFDKKGMRKLKEFFSKPVVISTESIIDRLRELNAKNLYVVTPYNQRRHDYEIKWLYNLGFKVVGSIALGRTGGPAIASTPHDLVINAVKVAQESSADAIYVACTILSTLPILDKLSGRLPVITAASATVDKAKEIINLKKNV; this is translated from the coding sequence ATGATCTCATTAATAGTATCGGAAGAGAATCCAACTTTACCTAAGGATATATTTACTGTATTCAATGACGTTAAGATATTTAACATGAAATACTATCCTGGACACGGAATAAGAAAAGATGAACAAGATAGAATGTATAGAGAATTAGCGCAAATTAAGAGAGAAGTAGAAAAGGCAGATGTAATACTATACGCTAGGTCTTATGGAGTATTTGATAAGAAAGGCATGAGAAAGTTAAAGGAGTTTTTCTCAAAACCTGTAGTAATTTCAACTGAATCAATAATAGATAGATTGAGAGAATTAAATGCAAAAAATTTGTACGTTGTTACACCTTATAATCAAAGAAGACACGATTATGAAATAAAATGGTTATACAATTTAGGATTTAAAGTAGTTGGATCTATTGCTCTTGGAAGGACTGGAGGACCAGCTATAGCTTCTACACCTCATGATCTAGTTATTAATGCAGTTAAAGTAGCACAAGAATCATCTGCAGATGCTATATACGTAGCTTGTACCATTCTCTCAACTTTGCCAATTCTGGATAAATTATCTGGAAGACTTCCCGTTATTACTGCTGCTTCTGCTACTGTTGACAAAGCCAAAGAGATTATTAATCTCAAAAAGAATGTTTAA
- a CDS encoding NAD(P)/FAD-dependent oxidoreductase translates to MKRIIVAGGNIGGTIISNRLVQELSEEVNKGDVEIVVLNPNDTHTYLPGQLLMAYGLETPDALVKKEKELLDPRIKFLHGEKGTITKIDPANHSVHTADGVAHSYDYLVITTGVEYSWDEIPGYRASALTPYEFDIALKMREELEKFQGGTIVVNTARLPHRCPVAPIETTLILDDYLRKRGIRDKTKIIYTYPTQGVFGRPITNKFISKIFEERGIEVHSPFTVSSVNPSEKIIESQEGGKIKFDMLIGVPPNMGAKVIGDSGLGDKRRWLPTDKFTLRLKDHSNVYVMGDATDLPVSKAGSTADFESYTVAHNIANDIKGNLGVKHYGGDVLCYIATGTDQATYIRFSYTMNESPPPPSYIHWWGKIMYNKMYWTVTAKAVV, encoded by the coding sequence ATGAAAAGAATTATAGTAGCAGGAGGGAATATAGGAGGAACAATTATCTCAAATAGATTAGTCCAAGAATTAAGCGAAGAAGTAAATAAGGGAGACGTAGAAATAGTAGTGCTAAATCCTAATGATACGCATACGTATTTACCTGGACAGTTATTAATGGCATATGGCTTAGAAACTCCAGACGCGTTAGTAAAGAAAGAAAAAGAACTGTTAGATCCAAGAATAAAATTCTTACACGGAGAAAAAGGCACAATAACTAAAATAGATCCAGCAAATCACTCAGTTCATACAGCAGATGGTGTAGCTCACAGTTATGATTATTTAGTAATAACTACTGGTGTAGAATATTCATGGGATGAGATACCAGGTTATAGAGCTTCAGCTTTAACACCATATGAATTTGATATTGCATTAAAAATGAGGGAAGAATTAGAGAAATTCCAGGGAGGTACTATAGTTGTTAATACAGCTAGATTACCACATAGATGTCCTGTAGCTCCAATTGAAACTACGCTAATCTTAGATGATTATTTAAGAAAGAGAGGAATTAGAGATAAAACAAAAATAATATACACATATCCTACACAAGGAGTTTTCGGAAGGCCTATTACAAATAAATTCATAAGCAAAATCTTCGAAGAGAGAGGCATAGAAGTTCATTCTCCATTTACGGTAAGTAGTGTAAATCCTTCAGAAAAAATAATAGAATCGCAAGAAGGAGGTAAAATAAAGTTTGATATGTTAATAGGTGTACCGCCTAATATGGGAGCTAAAGTAATAGGAGATTCAGGGTTAGGTGACAAAAGAAGATGGCTACCAACAGATAAATTTACGCTAAGATTAAAGGATCATTCAAATGTGTATGTTATGGGAGATGCTACAGACTTACCGGTTTCAAAAGCTGGATCTACTGCGGACTTCGAGTCATACACAGTTGCTCATAATATAGCTAACGATATAAAAGGAAATCTAGGAGTCAAACATTATGGAGGAGATGTTTTATGCTATATAGCTACGGGAACTGATCAAGCTACATACATTAGATTTAGTTATACTATGAATGAAAGTCCGCCTCCACCATCTTACATACATTGGTGGGGCAAAATAATGTACAATAAAATGTACTGGACTGTTACAGCCAAGGCTGTGGTATGA